CGGTGCGGGCTCGGACGCGCGAGCGCGCTCGCCGAGCCGCGCCTCCCGGCGGGCCGCGGCCTCGCGCTCGGCCCGCACCGTCGCGCCGCTCCCGAGCGAGGGCAGCAGCCGGGGCCAGTGGCGTCCGGCGACGACCCCCGCCCCGAAGGCGACGCCGAGAACGGCCACGAACCCGAGGATGACGAGGAACGACCCGACCCGATGGGATTCGGGCGGCCGCCGCTTCATCACATGCTCTCCGGCGCGCTCACGCCGAGCAGGTCCAGGCCGTTGTGGAGAACCTGGCCCACGGCGGTGCAGAGGGCCAGACGCGCGAACATCAGACCCCGGTCGGGCTGAATCACCCGGTGGGACTTGTAGTAGGGGTGGAAAAGGCCCGCCAGCTCTCCCAGCCAGTAGCCGATCCGGTGCGGTTCCAGCGCGTGAGCGGCGCCGGCGACGAGCGCGGGGAACTGCACGAGCCGCTTCATCAGCGCCCGCTCCTCCGGCAGCGTCAGGGGCGTGAGATCGATCTCGCTCCACGGCGGCACGCGGATCCCCTGCTCCGCCACCTGCTTCCAGATGGATCGGATGCGGGCGTGCGCGTACTGCACGTAGTACACGGGGTTCTCGGCCGACTGGCGGGTGGCCAGGCCGAGGTCGAACTCCAGCGGGCTGTCGTGGCGGCGCGTGAGGAACGTGAAGCGCGCGGCGTCGCGGCCCACCTCCTCCAGCAGCTCCTCCATCAGCACGAACTCGCCCCGGCGCTTGGACATGCGCACGGGCTGGCCGTCGCGCAGCAAGGTGACGAGCTGTACGATGAGCACCTCGAAGGTGCCGGGCGGATGCCCGAGCGCCTCCATCGCCGCCCGCAGCCGGGGGACGTAGCCGTGGTGATCCGGACCGAAGACATCGATCACGCGATCGGCGCCCGGGAACTTCACGTAGTGGTGGTTGGCGAGGTCGACCGCGAAGTAGGTCAGCTCGCCAGTCGAGCGCCGGAGCACGCGATCCTTGTCGTCGCCGAACTCCGGCGAGCGGAACCAGAGGGCGCCTTCGTGCTCGTGGGTGAGCCCGCGGGCGGCCAGCTCCTCGAGCGCCTTCTCGGGTAGGTGCCGGGCCCGGACGTCCCGCTGCTCCGATGTCCAGAGGTCGAACTCGACACCGTAGTCTCGCAGGACCGCGCGCTGCTGATCGACGATGCGCGCGACCGCCCAGCGGCCGAAATGCTCCACGACGTCCGCCCCGGCGGCGTGCGGGGCGAGCCGCGCGTCGAGCTCCTCGGGGGTGCCGATGCGCTGCTCCTTGAGGTACTCCGCGGCCAGCTCGATCAGGTACTCGCCGGGGTAGCCATTCTCGGGCAGCGCGGCCTTGGCCCCGAGCGCCTGGCGCACCCGGGCCTCGAACGAGCGGGCCAACGCCTCGAACTGGGTGCCGGCGTCGTTGATGTAGTAGTCGCTGGTGACGTGGGCGCCCTGGGCGCGCAAGAGGCGCGCGAGCGAGTCGCCTATCGCCGCGGCGCGCCCGTTGACGATCACCAGCGGGCCGGTCGGGTTCGCCGAGACGAACTCCAGCCGGATCCGCGTCCCCCGCAGGGTCTCACCGCGACCGTACGCGGCGCCGGCGGCCAGGATGTCGCGGAGGGCCTGAGCGCACCACGCCGCCGAGAGCACCACGTTCAGGAACCCGGGGCCGGCGACCTCCAGGCGCTCCACCTCGGGCAGGGGTGGGAAGTGCTTCACGATGAGCTCGGCGATCTGGCGCGGCGACCGGCGGGCGGCCTTGGCCAGCACCATGGCGGTGTTTGTCGCGTAGTCGCCGTGCTCCGCCTCACGCGGGATCTCCCAGAGGCAGGCCTCGGGCTCGGGCAACCCTGCCTTCGCCAGCGCCGTCCTCACCCCCTCGGTCAACCGCTCCGTGAGGCTCTTGCTCATGGGTCTTTCATAGACTCGCACGGCCATTCATAAGCTCGCCTCGGACGGGCGGGGCCCAGCCCGCTGGCGTCCTGCGGCTCGCAGACCATTCATAGGCTCGCCTCGGACGGGCGGGATTTACCTCCGCTCGCCTCGAGCGCAGGGGCCCCAGCCCCTGGCCGCCCTGCGGCTCGCCCCGCAGCCCGGCGGCGTCCTGCGGCTCGCACTGCAAACCAAAATCGCCGCGCGATGGCGGCGATCACGCCTCATCATACCCATGCGGTCCCATCCTGCCGAAGAAAAAGGGGCCGGGCGGCCTCGTGTAGGATAGGAGCGCCGAGTTCGGGAGCCTGGAGGGAGGTCGCCATGACACGAGTCCACGACCGGGGCGGATGGCCGGGCGCCGGCGCCATCGACCGGCAGGAGCACCAGCTGGCGGATTGGGAGCTGCTGGCCGATGCGCTCGTCCAGTCCCTGGCCAGCCCTCACCGACGCGTGATCCGCATCGACGAGCTCCGGCGGGCGATCGAGAGCCTGCCGGCAGCCGAGTACGAATCGCTCAGCTACTACGAGCGCTGGATCGCCGCCGTCGAGCGCCTGATGATCGAGAAGAAGATCGTCACTCGCGAGGAGATCGACGCGAAGGCGGCCACGCTCGGCGAGGAGTGCCGCGCGTGAGATTTCGCGAGGGAGACCGCGTGCGCGTGCGTACCGACGACCGCGCCGGTCACATCCGGACCCCGGCCTACATCCGGGGCAAGTCGGGCTGGGTGGCGATCGCGCACGGCGAGTTCCGCAACCCCGAGTCGCTGGCGTACGGCGGCGAGGGACTGCCCAAGCAACCCCTCTATCTGGTCGGGTTCCGCCAGACGGACCTCTGGCCCCGCTACTCGGGGCCCCCGACCGACACGCTCTACGTCGACGTCTATGAGCACTGGCTTTCCCCGGAGGGGGGCTCCGCATGAGCCAAGATCACGACCACCGCGACGAGCACGCGCCGATCCGCGACGGCGGTCACGCCTCGCCCCTGGCCAGGCGGGCTCGCGCCCTGGAGGCGCTCCTGACCGAGAAGGGCGTCCTCTCCACTGCCGACATCCGCTCGGCGATCGATACGCTCGTCTCGCGGACGCCGGCGGACGGCGCCAAGCTCGTCGCCCGCGCGTGGGTGGACCCCGCGTTCAAGGTCCGGCTACTGGCCGACCCCAAAGCGGCGGCCGCCGAGCTGGGGCTCGATCTGACCAGCTACGCTCGACTGGTCGTGGTGGAGAACACGGACAAGGTCCACCACGTGGTCGTTTGCACTCTCTGCTCCTGTTACCCGCGCATGCTCCTGGGCCCCCCGCCCGCCTGGTACAAGAGCCTCGACTACCGGGCCCGCACGGTGGCCGATCCGCGCGGTGTCATACGGGAGTTCGGCCTCGAGCTTCCGCCGAAGGTCGAGGTGC
The Candidatus Methylomirabilota bacterium genome window above contains:
- a CDS encoding SH3-like domain-containing protein → MRFREGDRVRVRTDDRAGHIRTPAYIRGKSGWVAIAHGEFRNPESLAYGGEGLPKQPLYLVGFRQTDLWPRYSGPPTDTLYVDVYEHWLSPEGGSA
- a CDS encoding nitrile hydratase, with product MTRVHDRGGWPGAGAIDRQEHQLADWELLADALVQSLASPHRRVIRIDELRRAIESLPAAEYESLSYYERWIAAVERLMIEKKIVTREEIDAKAATLGEECRA
- a CDS encoding nitrile hydratase subunit alpha — protein: MSQDHDHRDEHAPIRDGGHASPLARRARALEALLTEKGVLSTADIRSAIDTLVSRTPADGAKLVARAWVDPAFKVRLLADPKAAAAELGLDLTSYARLVVVENTDKVHHVVVCTLCSCYPRMLLGPPPAWYKSLDYRARTVADPRGVIREFGLELPPKVEVRVLDSTADMRYLVLPRRPLGTEHLSEADLGSLVTRDSMIGVSDPKPERTHV
- the argS gene encoding arginine--tRNA ligase; its protein translation is MSKSLTERLTEGVRTALAKAGLPEPEACLWEIPREAEHGDYATNTAMVLAKAARRSPRQIAELIVKHFPPLPEVERLEVAGPGFLNVVLSAAWCAQALRDILAAGAAYGRGETLRGTRIRLEFVSANPTGPLVIVNGRAAAIGDSLARLLRAQGAHVTSDYYINDAGTQFEALARSFEARVRQALGAKAALPENGYPGEYLIELAAEYLKEQRIGTPEELDARLAPHAAGADVVEHFGRWAVARIVDQQRAVLRDYGVEFDLWTSEQRDVRARHLPEKALEELAARGLTHEHEGALWFRSPEFGDDKDRVLRRSTGELTYFAVDLANHHYVKFPGADRVIDVFGPDHHGYVPRLRAAMEALGHPPGTFEVLIVQLVTLLRDGQPVRMSKRRGEFVLMEELLEEVGRDAARFTFLTRRHDSPLEFDLGLATRQSAENPVYYVQYAHARIRSIWKQVAEQGIRVPPWSEIDLTPLTLPEERALMKRLVQFPALVAGAAHALEPHRIGYWLGELAGLFHPYYKSHRVIQPDRGLMFARLALCTAVGQVLHNGLDLLGVSAPESM